Within Lagopus muta isolate bLagMut1 chromosome 1, bLagMut1 primary, whole genome shotgun sequence, the genomic segment TTTATACTGGTTCTGCTGAGAATCTGTCCTAACATGTTTTATGTCATAAATAACCAAGGTCTTGTTCACAAGTGCTGGAAGTACCCTCTTGTGAATAAATTAACTCACTACCCAAGTAGTAGCTGCCTTGAGAAAATGTCTAATGTATATTGCAGCACTCACTGAACAATTATAATTAGTAAATAAACTGCAGTATGATTAGAAATTCTGCATCTGTAAACTAtgatcagtttcttttcttacGTAGTCACTAACTAAAGTCCATCTTAGCTAAGTGGTGACTAAAATTCTTTATTGCCTCAGTTCTCAATATGAAATGAACTGGTGTTTTATCTTACAGGGATTGGTTTGAGGCTATGATTCAAAACCAGTCCCTTACTGACAGTGTTTCCAGAGTAATGAACTACTCTTGATTCTAGTAATCTGCATTCTCAATTAGATTTGAGCTGTATTGTTTTGAagtctttcctgtggaaaatttcctctctgttctgtttattttcttcttacaatGCAAGTAACTCAAGTGCCTTTAATCTTTTAAGGcttatatattttattgttgttcaATCAAGAATTCATTGTAGGGAGTCATAATTGTTAGTTAACCAGTAATCTAAATATGCCATATCTTGTATCTTTTCATAatttaaacagagaaacagaacagctttttttctttttcttttttaaagtagcaACATTTCTCAAACATTCTGTGGTATTTTGTTCTTGAGCACACAGCCTTTGCCGTTTACATGGGCTCATGTTCATTAAAGCAGTGTTAACATCAAGATCTCAAATGTGTACAAAACAGCATGTCAGAAAGCCCCCTGATAATATTGGGTTGCCTGGAAGTTTTTGGAACAGGCTTAGCAGAAATAGCTGAAACCAGAGGGGCTCAGGGAAACAATCCATTTTGCAGTATCTGTATATGCTCTCTAAATACAATCTATTGCTGCTTTTTTAGGCATTCTTTGTGTTATAAGTGAAAGGTAACAACATAATATTAAGTGTTCTGATCTCAGTTCTTTTCATTGTAGCCAAGgcttttattactttttgcccagcatttttttcagatttattatACTGCTTTGTTCATAAAGGgttaatatttattataagAATCGTCATCTGCAATGTTAGAGCAAACCCATAATGCCAACAGGTAGGTCAGACAGATGTAGGGGTTTTTGTGCTGGTAAAATAACTATTTGGAGAACATTATTCATAGGGCAGAGATGGCATTCGCTGAGTTTAGCTGTGTCTGTGTGAAGCTCAGTGGATGCTTCTGAAAACCCAcataagtgaaataaaatagttGTACGCTGTTCTGGGAAGGCAATTCACAGCAGTTCTGCATGCCTTTTGCTTTTGGTCCTTACAGCTATGTCATTAACAAGCATTTCATACCTGTCTGCATGTTGCAGCTGATACAATGGCTGTAATACAAAATCTAATTAATAAAGTAATGCGGTGTTCTTAAAGATAGCTTTTATATAAGCTATAAAACATTGTATAAGTATAAAACATTGTCTAATTCTACCTTGGAATGTGATAATTCAAATGTAATTTACATTCATTAAATGTTACTTCTAtttcattttggtttgtttttggttcCGAAGGTCCTGACGATGTTGTGGGGCCTGAAGGAATGGAAAAGTTCTGTGAAGACATTGGTGTCGAACCTGAAAATGTAGGTTTCTTTCACAATACTAATCACACTTTTACTGGATTAGACTTAGTTCCATGTACAGCTCTTCGTTTCAGTAAGCAGAGTTGCATATCTTGTTTGAATGTTTGgagttttcttcaaaagaagtctagaaatcaattttttcttACATACTAACTccgttttttttccccttgtttgtTTCCACCAGATTATTATGTTAGTTTTAGCCTGGAAGCTAGAGGCTGAAAGCATGGGATTTTTTACCAAGGAAGAATGGTTAAAGGGGATGACCTCATTACAGTaagagggtttttgtttgtttttcacatatCAAATTTGAATGTTCTATTAAATTTTTATACCTGTACCTTAATGAATCTTGCCCACTATTTCTTGTATGTTGGCAATGAGACACAGAAGCTCTTGGTTTTTAGGTCTGGTTTCAGTCACCAGCTGAAGTAGCTATTGTATTTCATCAGATTGGGAATCTGATGGCTTCACTAAAAGTTTGTCTAATCTTAATCAGGTTTTGATGGCATGTTAAAATACCAGTTATCAGATACGTGTTCAAGAACATCTCAGATCTGCTTCTATCTCAGCACTGGTATTCTGAGAATCTGGTTACTGATATCCAAGCTTTAGAGATGAGGCCTATTTTCTATAATCTACTGTTTATTGTTATTATCTACTAGATGCAGGTCAGAAGccatttttaattgcttaagTTGAATGATGCTTTTTCAGTTTATAAGTAGATTTCTCAAATCCTCCTGtgagtaggatttttttttttttttaaatgctaaagAGATGCCTGTTTGTATAACTGTTAGCTTTTGGTGAGGCTAGGCTCAgctgttgttttgttatttatgaACCTTAGGATTCATTAATGTTTCAAGGGTGACTTGTTATGATACCACATTCAGTTAAACTGTATTCATTTTATGTACTGTAGTAAATAAATATAAGTCAATTCTATAAGGAACTTAATTTTTATACCAACTAGAAGGCTTCAAAAATCAGCCAGTCTAGCTGATTGTGTGCACAGACATGCATGGCGTATGGCAACTCTTCAGAGCCAATACTGTAGACTTAATTTCTGTCTGTAATAATCTAGTGTAATTaagaattaaatattcattttaagaaTAGAGCTCATCATCCTGTAGATGTAATGTATTTaagacaaaatatatattttacttttatgcATCTCTATATAAACAGACATAATTGAAGCACCTACCTAAGCCTAAAACAGTTACTTGGGGGGAGCAAAACAGTGCTATGGCACCAGGCTGTAGGCTAAGCATCTGGTCAACCTGTGACACTCATATGAAAGAACTGAAGGCTCAATGgcttaaaaaagcagaaatctgtaGACTTGTGTTCTTTGTGCTTTCTGGGAATGGGGGATCATAATAGTGGGCTCTACAGGGATCAGGGGACTCCAGGTTCTTGTTAAAGGTTTGACAGAAGTTTTGAAAGAGAAGGATTTACGCTATTAGACCAGCAGGATCATTATATTCTTGTACAGCATTATTACAGTTTTGCGTGGAGAAATAACATTGCAAGTATTAAAAGCCCAGCATGTGTCTTAAGTCTGAACTGTACTACAGaatctttatttcaaaatgcGTGGAATACCTTGTCACGTAATTGCATCGTCAGCACTGGGTGGAATTCAGGTCAAGACATCTAAATGTGTGGTTAATGTGCAACAGCTGGATTTCTTATGCTCTTACTGCAGTTTCTCTAGATCTGGTGAATGCATTGGAACGTAAGGTGGCGTTCAGTGTACACCAAAGCCTGGTGTGCTGGCCGGTTTGGTCAGCTGAATTACTCTTGTGGGTTGGTTGGCTAGAGCTCTATGAATGGCAGCACATAAAGCTGAAGACATCAAAATCTAAGCTTTTGGCTGCAATTAAATGCCAACATTTGAATGCCTGAATCTTGAAGTAGCATTCTTCATTTGCAGGATTGTTTCTTTTAATCTGTGGCTTTGTGATACACTGATGAAATTTCTTcttacagaggagaaaaatagcTATGTGTTATGGTATTTACTGTCAAAATTAAGGTGGATCATGCATTAAATGGAAGTTGATCATACTTAAGTTATGGAAGCAAGGATTCTAGTATGTCATGTTGGTGGGGTGGTCCATGacatttacatatatatgaaaGCTGGTTCCCTGAATCTACACTAATCATCTGAATGTCTGAAACTCTTCTCATTGTCAGCAGAGCGCCTCAGCTGCACAACTTATTTCAGCTCTTTTAGATGCCTCGTTAGGATGAATTGAGTAGCCCTTAGCAAGTGACTGCTTActtacattttgctttcaagttTTTGGAGACTGAATAACTCGAGCATTGAACTCTAGGTATATGACAAATAGTGGAGAAGGAGATTTGTGTGTTTGTCAGCTGTGGGCTCCACATACCCACAAAGTAAAACATCTAGTTGCAATATGAAGGCTGTCACTGCACTTGCTGTTAATAAAGGACTGTcttggcacttttttttttttaatatgaaaactTGATTCCCACTGATCTCAGTCATCTTCATGATGCAGACACAGAAACAGCTGTGTTTATAAAAGAGTGGTTTGGAAACTACTTAGTGCACCAGTGTGAACAGAATCACTGACTGAGTGTGGAAGTGGCTTTAAATGATATGTCCCTGTATCAGACCTCAGAGCAGTGTGTCTGAATGTGATCGATTAAACTGCTGGGTTTTAAATAGGTTGACAATAGCTCCGCAGTAGCATCTTGAAATGTAGCGTGCTTTCATTTATtccttaaattttttttaaggaaattacTTTTGTGTTATAGTATGTATGAgtgaatcatggaatggtttggattggaaggaacattAAAGACCAcgtagttccaactcccctgctgtgggcagttCTGCCACctgctagatcaggctgcccagggccccgtccaaccatgccttgaacatctccagggatggggcacccataaTGTCTCTGAGAATgttgtgccagtgcttcacctcactctgagtaaagaatttcttcctaacatctaaccagAATCTCCCCTCTTCAAGTTTTAAACTGTTATCCCTGTATTCCATGACAAAGAGTTCCTCCCCCAATTACTCTGCAAGCCACTTGTGAGTATCCGAAGGCCTCTATAGTGTATCCTCAGAACTTGTCTAGCCTAAATAACCCCAGTAAcaccagctctcagcctgtcttcatcggagaggtgttccagccctctaAGCATCCTCGTGACCTTCCTCTGGACCTCCTCTAGCAAGTCTGtgtccttgtgctgggggcccacTTGTGATACTGCAGGTAGGGGCTCACAAGAGCAAAGTGGAGGggtaggatcacctcccttggtCTACTGGCTGTGCTTCATTTGATGAAGCTATGATATggtcttctgagctgcaaacacACATTGCCAGCTCTTGCTGAGCTTTTCATCAACCAACATCCTGAAGCCCTTCTCATCAATGCTGCTCTCAATCTGTTTTCTGCCCAGCCTGAGTTTGTGCTTAGGGATTGCCCCAACCTAGGTGCAAAACTTTGCATTTGATAGCGCTGAACTGCATGACGTTCACATGGGCATCTCTCTCCAGCCTGTACAGGTCTCTGTGTGGTGTCACTTTCCCTCAGCATGTTGacagcaccactcagctttgTGTCGTGGGCTGACTTGCTGTGAAGGCACATTCAAACCCAGTGTCCATGTTGCTGACCAAGATGTCAGTTAGCACTGGTACCAGTACTGATTGATATTACCAATTACAGAATAGACAATAATAGCAGTTTCACTTTGTGTTTACACTTATATTTGAGCAACTTTAACAAAGTGTTTTGTAGGAGACGTAGGTATGCTGACGTTTGTGTGTATTTTATGATAGATAATCTCAGTTGAGTTTTaagttgtttattttgttaataataTAAACATCATATCTTATAATTTAAATACGGAACATAATTAGGTAATTGTTTATTTAGCACTAAACTTAGCTTGGACTTTGCCCTGCTTTACCTACATGCTGCTGGAGACAATAACAAAAGCGTTCCACTGAGCAAAAAGGCTTCACTAGCTGGAATCATTACATGTTTCTCATTGCAGCTGTTCTGATAGAGACAGACCTGCATGTGTGCTTGCATGTACTAGCAGAACTGATGAACAGGAATATCAGCTGCAGGGAAAGTTCCCCATCAAGGTGCAGCATCTTGGCAGTGTGCTGCAGGACTCCTGAAATGCCCTTTGCTGAGGGCTTCTGGTGCAAGTCCTTAAAGAATATGTTCTCTGAGAGGCAGGCTGCCAGGAGGCAGACGGGTACCCCAGAGGAAGTATTTATGCATATATCTCTGTGTTTATGAAAGTACTGCTTCTGTcaaacagagaacagaagaagGTGGATTTTTTTAACCCAACACAgctgttatttttataaaaataaaatgtgattatAATGTAACAACTGTTCTTTTAGAGTGAGCCTTTTCCACAGGATTTACACGAGTAAATTACATTCTCCAGTGCCAGTGTTGGTGAAGCGAACCAATTTTTTATTATGAAAGAAGTGATTGCTAGGTAAAGTACAGGAAGACTTCCCTTCCTGGGATTAGTAATAGAGAGGGTTTTTACCAAAGGGTTTTCATACCAACTAACAGACTGGTAAATCCTTGCTCAACTTGTGAGTTTTCGGTTCAATAGCTACTGACTAGTCCAGGTGATACGGGCTTATCAGAGCTTGTGTTTATCAGTCATAAAACACTCCCAGACCTCACTAAGTTTTGCTAAGCACCTGTTGAATCCTGCTGCTTGCACAGGTATGGACTTGGAAGTGTTTtttagtttttggtttttttcccaaagGTGTATGGAACAGAATCTAGCTATAAGTAAGGGCTGTATCACTTCAGTGCACGTTGAGTACTGTTGTCTACAAAGTTAAGAATGATTGAAAGGTAAGGAAATGATGGGTATGGCATGGAAGGACTTTTTTTAGAAGTACAGTtgatggatttttaaaaagctgatattgctgatactttaaaaaaaaaaatcttgtttacaGAACCTCAGCAGTCGTCAGCTGCAAATTTCTGAGCATGTCCAGTGTTCACATCACCTCCACAGCATTATGaatgctggaggggagctctgtggagagggacctgggtgtcctggtggacgacaggttggccatgagccagcagtgtgcccttgtggccaagagggccaatggcatcctgggatgcattaaaaagagcgtggccagcaggtcgagggaggtgatcctccccctctactctgccctgggaaggcctcatctggagtactgcatccagttctgggttccccagtacaaaaaagacagggatctcttggaaagagtccagcggagggccacgaagatggtgaagggcctggagcatctcccctatgaagaaaggctgagtgaactgggtctgttcagccttgagaaaagatgactgagaggggacctgatccaggtctataagtatctaaggtgtggggggcagaatggcgaggctggactgttttcagtggtgagtggagacaggacaaggggaaacggccggaaactgcagcataggaagttctgcacaaacatgcgcaagaacttctttacggtgaggtgacggagcactggaacaggctgcccagggaggtggtggagtctccttctctggagatgttcaagacctgcctggatgcctacctgtgcgacctgctgtagggaacctgctttgcagggggttggactcgatgatctctggaggtcccttccaacccctacagttctgtgattctgtaatttgcTGATTGtagttacttttatttttatttttttttactcttcttgGCATTTTTCATGGtctaaatgttttgttttgaacttcTAACACCATTTGTTCTCCTTTATTTTAAGGTGTGACTGTACAGAAAAGTTACAGAGTAAATTTGACTTCTTGCGGTCACAGTTGAATGACATCTCATCCTTTAAGAATATCTACAGATATGCCTTTGATTTTGCAAGGGTAAGGCTACTGGCATCTTAGAGAAGTTATAATTTGAGTTGTTCAGTGAGTTTGTACTTCAGTGTTCTTGTGCTTTCTTTATGTAACTCTAGGACAAAGACCAGCGAAGTCTTGATATTGATACTGCAAAATCCATGTTAGCGCTTCTGCTTGGAAGAACTTGGCcactgttttcagtattttatcaGTACCTGGAGGTAGGCGTTTCCTTGAGTTTTAGAATGATAGAATGCTAGTTGGGCTGTTTCATGAGAAGATTTCAGGATTTGTGGTGTTTGGGTCAAGAATGTATCCAggtttctccttttcccttcctcaggCTCCTTCTGAAACAGTGATGTTCTTATATACATCACAGatcacttttcctctctccccttCTCCAATCGAAGGCAACAAAATTCCATCTTAATTAGGCAATAAAGGTAAAATTAGTAGAGCCTGTCTCTTTAGCTACACGTGTTAATTTCAAATCTGCCTTCTGTAGATAATGATGTGTAGGTACCTTAAGCTCTGACTGCCTCTGGAAGATTCTTCTTAGCCACAGGCAATTTAGTAGTGTAAATGTATATATGCTGCTCAGCATACTAGGCTTGGGACATAAAATCAGTGATAAGTTGGAGGAAAGTATGTGTCCTTACAGTAATGCTACTTTACATCTTGGAGAAAAGATTCCTGCAGCTGTTCATTCTGGAAATGCACCTGTGCTAAGCATGCCTCACTTGAGGGCAAGATAAAAACAGGTTTTTGAGGCTTCAGAATACAGTGaacttatttcagttttgctctgATCTTCTTTCAAGAAactattttctgtaattttagaGCTATAGAATATGTGCTGCATAGTCTTCTAAAAAGTGGAAAACCAAGGGAGAGAGTAGCTGTTGTTGCCCACTGAATTGTTTTTTAGGAACTGAGTGAAGAttacaaatgagagaaaactggaaagaacgtgcagcattttaatgttggcattttaatgttttgaaattaaacTCTTTTCCTAGCAATCGAAGTATAGAGTCATGAACAAGGACCAGTGGTACAATGTGCTAGAGTTCAGCAGAACTGTCCATGCAGATCTTAGCAACTATGATGAAGATGGTGCATGTAAGTAATCGTAACATTTCATTAATTCAGCTATTATTGTTAGCATTTTTAATTGGCATAAAACATGAGTACATTAAATAGCAGAAGCAGTACTTTGAAGGGAAAActaattattttccagaaacaCATAGATAACTGTCCTAACAGCCACTCGTTTCTGAACTGCAGGTACTAATTTTAGAAGCAAGTCTGTGGCATGACGATGTACCTAAGCCAACTTATATCCACTTAAGGATCTAGTAAAGCTGCTTACTACAGGAAAACACTATTTGCAAGCTAAACTGTAAATAGCAAACTCTTCTTTTACACTTACACGTGATGAATTCTAGTTAAATTATAAAGTAGCCTAGCTGCTGGTACTTGAGAAATGCTTTAGGGAGCTTGAAGTCTACACTTAGCTGATAGTCAGGCCTACTATAACTGAATTGCAGTGGTTATCTCCCATTTTATTCTGCGTTTCTAATTGTGTAATTCTGGAAGTTCCAGCAAGAAGGAGTCACTTGCCCCATTTTAGAATATactctgctgctttccattcAGTTCAGCACACCTATTATGCGTGTTAAGAATACCTTTTTTTGTAGTTCAGTGTGTAGTGTTATTCATTCCACCCTTGGATTGAAGTGATTGTAGTCATCTCATGTCTTCATAAGTGTTTGGCTGTAAGGGTTAACGTGCATGTTGCCTAGGCTCAGTTTTAACCTCTGTATGTTaagagaaaatgtttgaagGACTCTGGTAGATGTTACTCtgagtttcttccttttgcaggGCCTGTACTTCTGGATGAGTTTGTCGAATGGCAGAAAGTTCGTCAAGCGTCATAGCaagaattcaaaagaaaatgcaagttttTTTGGTGCCCGCCTGTACACAAACTAATGAGAAAAACATCggattgcattttcatttttatgaaagactttacagtaatttttttccttttctaaggAAGTTTTCTTGTTACATGTGATATGGGCATTTGAACCACACCTCTTCCGAGACTGAAAGTTGGAGTTCTTGTTTTGAGTCTTACATTTatagcatttctttcagaacaatAAAGATTCAGATTTGTGACAAAGGCCTAAAAGTGAAGAATGTCCCTTGAATGTGAGTGTGGTGTCTATTTCTAGAACCAAATCTTTAAAATGATCTTTCTCAGAAGTGCCCTTTGTTATGATTTATTGAGACCTTAAAAATGCTTACCTGGCACTGTTGCTTGCTGGCAGTATGATTGTCTTGTGAAAGAAACGTTAGAAAGAGTGACTAATTATTTGAGCCCTGGGTGGGGGTGTGTTAATTTGAGTATTAAGTATTGGTCATGGGTTGTGCCACACTTTTCAGCTCCTTCTGGAGATAAAGGCCTTaagctctgttttgttctgttctgtactCACCCAGTGGCATGGCATTTAATGGCAGATGCTTTGTTAAGCAGAAAGGTGTGGAGCTCACGTGTGGCTGTGGATGCAGGGTAGCTGGAAACTAGTTACCTGTACTTCAGATGTCAAACAAAGGTACTCTGATACCGTACTGCAGTTCCAAATTTCTATTACAACTTAGACTTTGAGTTGCTTTGGAACTTAAGAAGTgcaatttatatataaaaaggGAAAGCTGGAAAGACCTGCCTTCAAGCTTTGCTTCTTTCATGTTTTAGACTGGAAGCATTCACAGCATGACTTTCTTTTACCTCTCTTGAAGTTTTTCTGTGATGTAAGAAAGACTTAAATCATCTGTTTTTGACCCGTATGTAACAGGCTATTAATTTTTACCCTGTTATTCATGTGTTGAGAACAATAATTACTGTGATTGCCTGTTTAGGCAGTTTTTGTGACAAACTTCAACTTTATTTAAAGGTTGTCACTCCATCTTTCTGCCCAGGAATCTGAATGCCATCTTTGAGAAGAAACAGGATTTTAATGAGTaaatataagaaaacaaaatggaatgaGAGAATGAAGCATTTGTAACTTCTACTtcattatataattatattatttagACTGTGATAATGCCATGAGACTCCAGATCAAGGCCTCATTGTGCCAAATACATCAACAGCTTGAAATGAGAATAGACAATGTAAGCTAGGCATGACTTGAAGATCTTTGCCTCAGggaaattacttctgttttgcaCATCCCTTATTCAGACTAAGTGTGAGTTTTTCTATCATTAAGGAAAGCTTCATTCCCAAGAcagtggattattttttttttatttttattcagtggTGGGAGAAGAGTGGGAGGGAAGGgtgaagagaggaagaaatagcAGTAGGAAGTGGAACAAAATAGAAGCGTGCCCATGCTCTCATTCTTTTAAAGGAACACCTTTGCTACTTGCCACTCTCTgaagctgcttgctgctggggctgcagatgGCATTGTCAGTCAGTGGTGTTCCCTGGGCCTTTCCGCAAGTCACCTGATAGTGCAGCTGAGCCTTAGAGGTATGGTTCTGCCCAAGCCAAAAAAGCTTTGGAACGAAGAAGAAGCTGAGATACTGGCAGATCGCTGTGCTCATACAGTGGCTagtgtctgtgtgcatgcagaCCCATGCACTGCAGCTGGTCCATTTTTCCACCTTTCTTAAGGAAAGTACTTAATTTCAGACCTTGCAAAGACTCCAGCAGTTCTCTTAAATAGGTTTCAGGTTGTCTGTTTGCTGATGATTCTGATTTCTCCCGTAACAGAGTGCCTTTTGTTTGGAAATTGCCCTTCCATACAGAAACTCAGTGCCAGAATGAGAGTAACTTCAAGAGTCCCAAAAACAGTGAATTGAATTTCTGAGGTGCACAGGATAAAGATACACCAATTAGATCTAGGGAAGTACTGCTGTATATTGAATCTCTGCAAGGGCACTGATTCTGAAATGACTTTCTAAAATTCACTTCAGTGACTCTTCTAGCTTAGTATATTTAGACCCAGTTATAACTGGAAAATTCTCTTTCCAGGAGTTTTGAATTACAGGTAGAAGTTGAACATTTTCTAGTGTGGTTGGGggtaaataaagaaaaaggaaaaaacccacactTTTTTAGGTAATTGCAAGCTGTTCTGAATTCAAGTTAAACCAGTTGGTCTTAGAGGCTGGTGTTAGTGTCTAACAGTAGGAGTGATGCATCTACCATCCAAGACAGTCAAGTACTTACAGTTAAGGTGTAAGATGCTGTGTGATGTATCATTTGTATCTCTGTTAAGGTTTTATCAGTATTCCTCTAATAAATCCACATTTCAGGGATTTATAACTTGGTTGTGTGCGTGATGGAAAATCATCAGTTACTGTAAAACTTTGACTGGGAATGAATGTATTTAAACGACTTAAAATCAATATAGTTTTTCAAATTTGAATAAAATAGGACTTTAAGTTATGTTTTTGTGCTCTAAACTGCAATCAGATTTATTGTTTAAATGTGAACTAATGGCTTGTACAGTTTCATTGTGAGCTGGTCACTTTTCctagctgtcttttttttttttaattaaatcaccTTACATCTTTCTGTGGATAAGTGCCAaaagttgtttatttattttttgttctgttttgtgcaCATCCACAAGCCAAAACTGAGTTCAGCTGAATGCTTTCATTAACCTTTAcattttagttttgctttgctcAGGTGCATTTTAATCTCTCAAATG encodes:
- the DCUN1D5 gene encoding DCN1-like protein 5 isoform X2 gives rise to the protein MPVKKKRKSSGPAAADETGLKKCKLGRCDCTEKLQSKFDFLRSQLNDISSFKNIYRYAFDFARDKDQRSLDIDTAKSMLALLLGRTWPLFSVFYQYLEQSKYRVMNKDQWYNVLEFSRTVHADLSNYDEDGAWPVLLDEFVEWQKVRQAS
- the DCUN1D5 gene encoding DCN1-like protein 5 isoform X1; its protein translation is MPVKKKRKSSGPAAADETGLKKCKLGSYCRSQASGKVISGEEHFSSKKCLAWFHEYAGPDDVVGPEGMEKFCEDIGVEPENIIMLVLAWKLEAESMGFFTKEEWLKGMTSLQCDCTEKLQSKFDFLRSQLNDISSFKNIYRYAFDFARDKDQRSLDIDTAKSMLALLLGRTWPLFSVFYQYLEQSKYRVMNKDQWYNVLEFSRTVHADLSNYDEDGAWPVLLDEFVEWQKVRQAS